Part of the Chitinophaga parva genome is shown below.
AAGTCGGGCACCTGCATGTCTGCACTGAGGCCCCAACGGAAGCGGCTCAGCAGGCGTTCCTGTACACCGTCCAGGTCTTTGGGTGGCTTATCCGACGTGAGGATGAGCTGCTTGCCGGATTGGTGCAGGTGGTTGAAAATGGCAAAGAAAGCGTCCTGCGACTTTTCTGCGCGTGCAAAGAATTGAATATCGTCGAGGATCAGCACGTCTATGAGTTGATAGAAGTGGATGAAGTCGTTGATGATATTATTCTTGGAGTGATCGATGAACTGGTTAATGAATTTCTCGGCGCTTACGTACAATACAGCCTTGTTGGGGTGAATGGTCTTCACCTCGTTGCCGATGGCCTGTGCCAGGTGTGTTTTACCGAGGCCTACACCGCCGTAGATCACGAGGGGGTTGAACGAGGTACCACCGGGCTTTTCAGATACGGTTTTACCGGCGCGGCGTGCCACACGGTTACAATCCCCTTCAATAAATGCGTCGAAGGTGTAATTAGGATTAAGCTGAGAATCGATCTGCACCCGTTTGATGCCGGGGATGACAAAAGGGTTCTTTACCGGGTTTTGAATCGTTAGTGGAAAATCTACTTCACTGTCCTTTACTTGTTTCGCAAACTGGGTAGGCATGTTCACCGTTTTAGGGTGTTGATGCGGTGTACCATTCTCTACTACAATACGATATTCCAGTCTAGCTTCTTTGCCCAGCTCACGTTTGATGGTCTTGCCCAGTAATCCTACATAATGTTCTTCCAGGTATTCATAAAAGAACTGGCTGGGTACCTGAATAGTTAAAACATTGTTTTCAAGCCCGATCGGTTTAATAGGTTCAAACCAGGTCTTAAACGGCTGCCACTCCACGATATCCCTAATTATATTCAGACACCTTTCCCAAACTTGTTCGCAAGTTCTGTTCATTGAGCTAGAAATAATTATTTGTTTAGTAATTAAGGTGTTCTCGAAATGATAAGTTGCTAACTGGGACTCAACAACTTTTTTTGGACAGGGAGACGAATATCTATAGAAAAAACTAGAAAAAAAAATTAATCTAACCTTGTTTTTATAGCCTTGTTTACAGCAGTCAGACTCCCGTTTATTGCGTTGTTTTAGCCGCCGCTATATATGATTTTTACTGCTATTTATACCTGCCGGTCCCCATTGGAAAAACTGAGTTGATATACAATAATTTCCCATTTCCTGTTCACTGTTTTTCTTCAATAAAATAATAATCCCGGCGAAAATAATATAGTACAAACCAGGGGTAATAGAAACACCGGTAAAGACATGCTTGCCTCATATCCTTTACAGTAGCGTGTTTGATAAGAGAAGCAGGTTTTGCCTGCTTCACGGTTTGCCTTCGGTTGGTGCAAACCGGGGTGCAAATTTAGGGGATTGAATGAGATTATCCACATACTATGAGGAAAAATAAATTTAGGAACTAATTATGCTTTCCCTTATCTTTTGCCGTATCTTTGGCGATTCAACACCGAAAAAAATACTATAATATATGAGTTTTGAAATTACAGGTAAACTGGTTGTGAAATACAACACCATGCAGCGCAGCGAGACGTTTAAGACCAGGGAGTTCGTAATTGAAAAATCCGACGATATCAATGGTCGTATTATCACCAATTACATCAAGTTCCAGGCAGTACAGGACCGCACCGCAATCGTGGACCGTTTCCAGGAAGGTGAAAACGTGAAAGTGTATTTCAACATCAAAGGCACCCGCTGGGAAAAAGACGGTAAGGTGAACTATATCACCAATCTCGATGCCTGGCGCATGGAATCCATGATGGCAGGTGCGCCCGGCGCTGATCCCCAGCCTAACTACGGTGGTTCCCAGGAGTTCACCGGTGGTACAGGCGGTGGTGCAGCAGCAACCAGCAGCGTAGACGATTTACCCTTCTAAGCAGCTCCTTCCCCGGCCGCTTAAGAACATAGTATTCCAAAGATCAATTGTTGTTGTACAACGCTTGATCTTTGGAATTTGTTTTTTAGACAAACAAATTTTCCATACAGCAAGCGGCCCCTACATCCTGCAAAAGCATTGCCAGTTTTTAAAACCCAAGCAGGTACACGGGAGAAATGCTAATTTTGCTACCGGCAGCACTCAAAGTGCTCACAGTTTTAGGATAAACACCTAACCTCGTTTAACACATGCAACAACAGATCTCCGTAAAGCTGCTCCCATACGCAGCTGCCAGTCATCCCGACATTTTGCAGGCCGCGGCCTCCGCACTTGGTGTAGCAACTACCCGCATCACCGGGTATAATATCCTGAAACGCAGTATTGATGCGCGTTCCCGCCAGGTATGGTACCTGCTTACCCTCCAGGTGTTTGTGGATGAACCTTATTATCACCAGTCATTTACACCCATAGCATATCCTTCACTGCCCGCTACGGCCACCCCGGTGATCGTGATCGGTGCAGGGCCCGCCGGCCTCTTTGCGGCGCTGCGCCTCATTGAAGCGGGCCTTAAACCCATCGTGCTGGAAAGAGGACGGGACGTGCGCACCCGCCGCCGCGACCTGGCGCTGCTCAACCGCTCCGGCGTGGTAAACCCCGAATCCAACTATTGCTTTGGAGAAGGTGGCGCCGGCACCTACTCTGACGGTAAGCTGTACACACGCTCCGGCAAGCGGGGCGATATCAACAAGATCCTGCAGATCTTTGTACAGTTTGGTGCCGATGAGAAGATACTGTACGAAGCACACCCTCACATTGGTACCAATAAACTGCCCCATATCATCACAGCCATGCGGGAGCAGATCATTGCCAGCGGGGGCGCAGTACATTTTGAACAGAAGGTCACGGAATTTATTATAAACAATGAGCAGCTGCAGGGTGTGAAAACCGCCACGGGCGCCACTTTCAACGCTAAGCATGCCATCCTGGCCACCGGCCACTCCGCCCGTGATATCTTTGAGCTCCTGCACCGCCAGGAAATACTGATACAGGCCAAGCCATTTGCCCTGGGCGTGCGCGTGGAACACCCGCAGGCACTCATAGACAGTGTGCAGTACCACAGCGCAGTGCGCGGAGAATACCTGCCCCCCGCCTCTTACAGCCTGGTGGAACAGGTGGAAGGCCGTGGGGTGTTTTCTTTCTGCATGTGCCCCGGTGGTATCATTGCACCCGCTGCTACCAGCCCGGAAGAACTGGTGGTGAATGGATGGTCGCCCTCAAAACGGAATAACCCTTTTGCCAATTCCGGCATGGTGGTAACCGTAGATGAAACAGACTTTGTACCCTTTGCGGATAAAGGCCCGCTGGCGGCTATGTACTACCAGCAAATGGTGGAGCGCAGGGCCTTCAGCGCCGGTGGTGGCCGGTTTGTAGCGCCGGCGCAGCGCATGACGGATTTTGTGCAGCGCAAGGTGTCTGCCACCCTGCCGGAATGCTCTTACGTACCCGGCGTGCATGCCACGGACCTTTTCCAGGTATTGCCCGCCGCTGTGGCCCAGCGCCTGGCAACGGCCTTTGTGGCTTTTGGTAAAAAGATGCGTGGCTACTACACGGCCGATGCCATCCTGGTAGCTACGGAATCACGTACCTCTTCACCCGTGCGTATCCCGCGGGATGGCGATACACTCATGCATCCCCAGATCAAAGGCTTATACCCCTGTGGGGAAGGCGCAGGCTATGCCGGTGGCATTGTGAGCGCCGCCATGGACGGGGAACGCGTGGCAGTGGCCATTGCAGCATTATAAAATGTCGGGGCTTTGTATTATCTTCCCTTTTATATCCACAAAGCCACGACTATGCATTTGCTCCAGGTATCCCACCTCAAAAAATACTACGCAACCCATAAGGCAGTAGACGATATCAGCTTTGACATTCCTTCCGGTAGCATCTTTGGATTACTGGGCCCTAACGGTGCCGGGAAAACGACATTGCTGCGCATGATCACCGGCATCATCTTCCCGGATGAGGGCCGGATCACATTTGATGGGCATCCTTACCATGCCCTGGAAAACAGTGGCAGCATTGGTTACATGCCCGAAGAACGGGGGCTGTACAAGAAAATGAAGGTAGAAGAGCAGGTGCAATACCTGGCCCGGTTAAAAGGGCTGAGCAGCGGCGAAGCCAACGCGCAGATAAACTATTGGTTCAATAAATTTGACATCAACAACTGGCGGCACAAGAAGATTGAAGAACTGAGCAAGGGCATGCACCAGAAAGTACAGTTTATCTCCACTATTGTGCACAAGCCCAAACTGCTCATCCTTGATGAGCCCTTCTCCGGCCTGGACCCCATCAATGCTAATCTTATCAAGGACGAGATCTTCCAACTGGCAAAGGATGGCACCACTATCATTTTCTCCACGCACCGCATGGGCGAGGTGGAAGAGATCTGCAGCAGTATTGTGCTGATCAACCAGGGGAAGAAGATCCTGGATGGCGCGGTAAACCAGATCAAGCAGGACTTCAAGGAAGGGCTTTACAAGATCGGCTTCAATGGCCCGGTAAATTTTGCACACATGGCCACCTATCATTTTGAACTGGTACGCCAGCAGGGCAATGAATATATTGTCCGTAAAAACCGCGACAGTACTACCAATGAGATCCTGAACCATTTCATCCGCCAGGATGTACAGGTAAATCATTTTGAAGAGATCCTGCCCAGCCTTAATGATATTTTCATTCGCCAGGTAAAAGCCATGGACATGCCGGTTCCGGACATGGCGTAAGCATTTATTAACCCTCCAAACTTAAGCACCCATGAATAAAATATGGCTCATCATAAAGCGGGAATACCTTACCCGTGTACGTAAGAAGTCCTTCCTGGTCACCACTTTCCTGGTGCCCGTTTTCTTTGCCGCGCTGATCGTAACACCTGGCCTCATGATGATGGATAAGAGTAACGATGAGCGCATTGCCGTGGTAGATGAAAGTGGCCTGTTCAAAGACCGCCTGCGCGATGCGGATGGCGTGTATTACAAATACCAGCAGGATACCCGCATAGACTCCATCCGCGTGCATTTCAAGGAAAAAGGGTTTACCGGTGTGCTGTACCTGCCTGCTTTTGAAATGGACCGCATCAGTACCCTCAATGTGCAATACTACTCCCAGGGGCAGCCCGGCCTTACCCTGCAGGCAAAGCTGAATAGCGATGTGACAAACGCCGTGGAAGACCTGCGCATGGAAAAAGCTGGCATTGACAAAGAAAAGCTCAACAGCATCCGCACAGATATCCGGGTAACACCGGTAAACGCCGCCGGCCAGCAGGGCAGCGCAGGCGTAGCCTTTGGCGTGGGCTATGGCAGCGGGTTCCTGATCTACATGGTGCTCATCCTCTTTGGCATGCAGGTAATGCGGGGGGTGTCTGAAGAAAAGACCAGCCGCATAGCGGAAGTGATGATCTCCAGTGTAAAACCTTTCCAGTTGATGATGGGCAAGATCCTGGGCGTGGGTGCAGTAGGCCTCACGCAGTTCCTCATCTGGATAGGCCTCACCACGTTCTTCTGGACCCTGGCGCTGCCGGCCATCTTAGGTCATGCCGCTGCAGATGCAGCGGTGGCCAGCTCCCCGCAAATGGCTAATATGCAGCAGATGATGCACCACATTGGCGATGGCATGAAGGCTGTGAATGCGCCCCTGCTCATTGTTTGCTTTGTGTTCTATTTCCTGGGCGGTTACTTGTTTTATGCAGCCTTGTTTGCGGCCGTGGGAAGCCTTGTAAACGAAGATGCAAACGAGGCCCAGTCCATGACATTGCCGGTGACCATGCCAGTGATCGTGGCATTGTTTATCATGTTCAAAGCAGTCAGCAAACCTACCAGTGCACTGGCGGTTTGGGGCAGTATTATTCCCTTCACCTCACCGGTGGTGATGATGGCCAGGCTGCCTTATGGCATGCCTGGTACGGTAACGTGGGTACAATTGATCTTATCCATGCTGTTACTGATACTGGGTTTCCTGGGTACTACCTGGGTGGCGGGCAAGATCTACCGCACCGGCATTTTGATGTACGGTAAAAAGATCACCTGGGGCGAGGCGGTGAAATGGATCTTCCGGAAAAGTTAGTACCGATGAAACGATTAATTGTGTTATGCCTGTTGCTTTGTGGTGCTGGCCAGGCAATGGCCCAGTCTATGGGCCGGATGGCCAGGCGGAATACGTCCGTGGACATTTCCACTACCGTGGAGAACCGCCAGCAGCGCAGCTTTGCTAATGTGCTGCTCATTGGCACGGGCAACTATTTCAGCCGCAATACCTGGCAGCATATCTGCATGCAATTGCAGGACCGGCTGAAGGCTTATCATATTGCAGCCCGCTATCAATACCTGAGCCGCGATTCCATGGAGGCCAAACGCCAATATGCGCAGCTTATGCAGGAAAATAAATTTGACGCGGTAGTATGGTTTGCCTGCGATGGGCAGGCCCACCTGAGTGAACTGCTGCACCAGCCTTCGTATATGGATGCCTACGGCAATGCCTGGGGCGGTGGCACGATAAAGCGCCCGGCTACAGACCAGGATTCCTCCCTGGCCTTGAATGGAGAAAGGGGCGATAACCTGCTCAACGAGCAGCGCTGGATGCTGACGGTATATACACCAGGGCCGGATGCTGCGGTGGTATGGGCCGCGGATATGACCACCCGGGT
Proteins encoded:
- the dnaA gene encoding chromosomal replication initiator protein DnaA, with the translated sequence MNRTCEQVWERCLNIIRDIVEWQPFKTWFEPIKPIGLENNVLTIQVPSQFFYEYLEEHYVGLLGKTIKRELGKEARLEYRIVVENGTPHQHPKTVNMPTQFAKQVKDSEVDFPLTIQNPVKNPFVIPGIKRVQIDSQLNPNYTFDAFIEGDCNRVARRAGKTVSEKPGGTSFNPLVIYGGVGLGKTHLAQAIGNEVKTIHPNKAVLYVSAEKFINQFIDHSKNNIINDFIHFYQLIDVLILDDIQFFARAEKSQDAFFAIFNHLHQSGKQLILTSDKPPKDLDGVQERLLSRFRWGLSADMQVPDFEVRMEILEMKMRNDGLEMPKEVIKYVAYNIQSNVRELEGALISLLAQSSLNRKEIDLELAKRVLKSFVKTSSKEITIESIQKMVCDYFEVPYDKLLQKTRKREIVQARQITMYLAKSFTKNSLKTIGEHFGGRDHTTVIHSCQTVKDLMDTDITFRDNVMELQQKVQLASM
- a CDS encoding DUF3127 domain-containing protein, with the protein product MSFEITGKLVVKYNTMQRSETFKTREFVIEKSDDINGRIITNYIKFQAVQDRTAIVDRFQEGENVKVYFNIKGTRWEKDGKVNYITNLDAWRMESMMAGAPGADPQPNYGGSQEFTGGTGGGAAATSSVDDLPF
- a CDS encoding NAD(P)/FAD-dependent oxidoreductase — its product is MQQQISVKLLPYAAASHPDILQAAASALGVATTRITGYNILKRSIDARSRQVWYLLTLQVFVDEPYYHQSFTPIAYPSLPATATPVIVIGAGPAGLFAALRLIEAGLKPIVLERGRDVRTRRRDLALLNRSGVVNPESNYCFGEGGAGTYSDGKLYTRSGKRGDINKILQIFVQFGADEKILYEAHPHIGTNKLPHIITAMREQIIASGGAVHFEQKVTEFIINNEQLQGVKTATGATFNAKHAILATGHSARDIFELLHRQEILIQAKPFALGVRVEHPQALIDSVQYHSAVRGEYLPPASYSLVEQVEGRGVFSFCMCPGGIIAPAATSPEELVVNGWSPSKRNNPFANSGMVVTVDETDFVPFADKGPLAAMYYQQMVERRAFSAGGGRFVAPAQRMTDFVQRKVSATLPECSYVPGVHATDLFQVLPAAVAQRLATAFVAFGKKMRGYYTADAILVATESRTSSPVRIPRDGDTLMHPQIKGLYPCGEGAGYAGGIVSAAMDGERVAVAIAAL
- a CDS encoding ABC transporter ATP-binding protein is translated as MHLLQVSHLKKYYATHKAVDDISFDIPSGSIFGLLGPNGAGKTTLLRMITGIIFPDEGRITFDGHPYHALENSGSIGYMPEERGLYKKMKVEEQVQYLARLKGLSSGEANAQINYWFNKFDINNWRHKKIEELSKGMHQKVQFISTIVHKPKLLILDEPFSGLDPINANLIKDEIFQLAKDGTTIIFSTHRMGEVEEICSSIVLINQGKKILDGAVNQIKQDFKEGLYKIGFNGPVNFAHMATYHFELVRQQGNEYIVRKNRDSTTNEILNHFIRQDVQVNHFEEILPSLNDIFIRQVKAMDMPVPDMA
- a CDS encoding ABC transporter permease; amino-acid sequence: MNKIWLIIKREYLTRVRKKSFLVTTFLVPVFFAALIVTPGLMMMDKSNDERIAVVDESGLFKDRLRDADGVYYKYQQDTRIDSIRVHFKEKGFTGVLYLPAFEMDRISTLNVQYYSQGQPGLTLQAKLNSDVTNAVEDLRMEKAGIDKEKLNSIRTDIRVTPVNAAGQQGSAGVAFGVGYGSGFLIYMVLILFGMQVMRGVSEEKTSRIAEVMISSVKPFQLMMGKILGVGAVGLTQFLIWIGLTTFFWTLALPAILGHAAADAAVASSPQMANMQQMMHHIGDGMKAVNAPLLIVCFVFYFLGGYLFYAALFAAVGSLVNEDANEAQSMTLPVTMPVIVALFIMFKAVSKPTSALAVWGSIIPFTSPVVMMARLPYGMPGTVTWVQLILSMLLLILGFLGTTWVAGKIYRTGILMYGKKITWGEAVKWIFRKS